A genomic segment from Zerene cesonia ecotype Mississippi chromosome 5, Zerene_cesonia_1.1, whole genome shotgun sequence encodes:
- the LOC119840123 gene encoding enoyl-[acyl-carrier-protein] reductase, mitochondrial, with the protein MKVLTILSLSKTALNFLKPKKVCTIIQENQRRSLMSKQLIYQEFGDPLQVVKYRECEVPPLGSQEVLVRMLAAPVNPADINTIQGKYPVKVELPSIPGNEGVGCVVEVGSDVKDIKKGNKVIVTVPLQGTWRNLGTFQKSSLLVVPDVLGNVEAASLTVNPCTALRMLCDFVCLKEGDVVIQNGANSACGQNVIQICKAWGIKTVNVVRNRPEIAELKKYLQDLGATYVFTEEEMRSITIFKGEVKKPQLALNCVGGKSATQLFRYMDHGGIMVTYGGMSREPVIVPTSAFIFKNTSCRGFWMTAWNKNAPEADKERMLQEIIKLMLSKQLKAPIHKMVKFDNYQEALKNALTPQGFAGCRNFCLPKLPSVPGDEGVGEVVEIGSHVCTVEPDERVVITSKMMGTWRYYGIYNERDIHVISPNLPLPEASMLTTSPCMAYRMLRDFRKLKPGETVIQNAANSACGQSVIQLCRAWGLNSINIVANHCGFETVKKNLLNLGATVVYTLEEAEELSSFTTSLTRPVLALNCLGGRYEDVMLKLLECNGTIVYYGFAFDLPLAKCCLRPDIYYNKFHLCDWDANATPVQKDIMINNIIQMMVIGDFKAPIHESLELKNYVHAFRNTVPCEAFSVLNYIFDF; encoded by the exons ATGAAGGTATTGACGATTTTATCACTCTCAAAAACTGCATTAAACTTTCTTAAACCAAAGAAGGTATGTACAATAATTCAAGAAAACCAACGCCGCAGCCTTATGTCCAAGCAGCTTATATATCAAGAATTTGGTGATCCTCTACAAGTGGTTAAATACAGAGAATGTGAAGTTCCACCTCTCGGAAGTCAGGAAGTGTTAGTTAGAATGCTAGCTGCTCCAGTCAATCCAGCAGACATTAATACGATACAAG GAAAGTATCCAGTCAAGGTTGAGCTTCCTTCTATTCCTGGAAATGAAGGAGTAGGTTGTGTAGTTGAAGTGGGATCTGATGTGAAAGACATAAAGAAAGGAAACAAAGTAATTGTCACAGTTCCATTGCAGGGTACATGGAGAAACTTGGGAACATTTCAAAAATCGTCTCTGTTAGTAGTTCCAGATGTATTAGGTAATGTTGAAGCAGCATCACTCACTGTTAATCCTTGCACAGCATTAAGAATGCTTTGTGACTTTGTTTGTCTAAAGGAAGGTGATGTTGTCATACAAAATGGAGCGAATAGTGCCTGTGGTCAAAATGtcatacaaatatgtaaagCGTGGGGTATCAAGACAGTAAATGTTGTTAGAAATAGGCCAGAAATTGCAGAATTAAAGAAGTATCTACAAGATCTAGGAGCCACATATGTTTTCACGGAGGAGGAAATGCGAAGTATTACCATATTCAAAGGTGAAGTTAAGAAACCACAGCTTGCTTTGAATTGTGTGGGTGGCAAAAGTGCCACacaattatttagatatatggATCACGGTGGTATAATGGTCACTTATGGAGGTATGTCAAGGGAACCTGTAATTGTTCCCACATcagcatttattttcaaaaatacaagCTGCAGAGGATTTTGGATGACAGCATGGAATAAAAATGCTCCAGAGGCAGACAAAGAAAGAATGCTccaagaaattattaaattaatgttatcaaaGCAACTCAAGGCACCAATACACAAAATGGTTAAGTTTGATAATTATCAGGAAGCTTTAAAAAATGCACTCACACCTCAGGGATTTGCAGGTT GTAGAAATTTTTGCTTGCCTAAGTTGCCAAGTGTACCAGGAGATGAAGGTGTGGGTGAAGTTGTGGAAATAGGAAGCCATGTGTGCACAGTAGAACCTGATGAAAGGGTTGTCATCACTTCTAAAATGATGGGTACTTGGCGTTATTACGGTATTTACAACGAAAGAGACATTCATGTCATATCACCTAATCTACCCCTGCCAGAGGCCTCTATGCTAACTACTTCACCTTGTATGGCTTATAGAATGTTAAGAGATTTTAGGAAACTTAAACCAGGTGAAACTGTTATACAAAATGCTGCAAATAGTGCATGTGGACAATCTGTAATCCAGCTTTGTAGAGCTTGGGGTCTTAACTCAATAAACATAGTCGCCAACCACTGTGGTTTTGAAACTGTTAAaaagaatttgttaaatttaggAGCAACAGTAGTTTACACCCTTGAAGAAGCAGAAGAATTGTCTAGTTTTACAACATCTTTAACAAGACCTGTACTAGCCCTAAACTGCCTCGGAGGCAGGTATGAAGATGTCATGCTAAAACTTTTAGAATGTAATGGcactattgtttattatggATTTGCATTTGATTTGCCACTTGCAAAGTGTTGTCTGAGGCCTGATATATACTACAATAAGTTTCATTTGTGTGATTGGGACGCTAATGCTACACCCGTTCAAAAAGATATCATGATAAACAATATCATACAAATGATGGTAATTGGCGACTTTAAAGCTCCCATTCACGAATCgctagaattaaaaaattatgttcatgCATTTAGAAACACTGTCCCCTGTGAAGCATTTTCAGtacttaattacatatttgatttt
- the LOC119840049 gene encoding uncharacterized protein LOC119840049 — MDSNGYETFEYLQPNNVEDNNQLFVLQNDGTFLSINRPVEFITQVQNVENVLEEVQPVYNVQPQQFYVDVNNSSELISVPDEYVLPTETNNMYSSNYLLQQPPNSSEVRIQQTVGQIAESVVEQMILPEINVPMDVNINDNLDTNPIQNNGCTEITITDEQYKILEQKGWVLVDTNDKVYLIDTLGFHDITNDTQLIQKLRAEMANQEPSYSESFASNQLESKVVLNEAIPNNINPEQVTIPYVTENSEQIDLQAMDIQSYQNIEDDPEILQNSEKKEVPDLMPLEKEFLETTINELAEKYEKSDPRINNNTIKIKTKFSLEEIPQEIIIGKTVNGKKLVARIAKPKEPKEPIEPTTTDDMSKKCKPKTYPTISAFHQKIEKIIQQAVRGHINPLSEEEVFANVDKVIQQLLRVPAFKPAVIERKLILTKIIISENKDQTSIQESDPIIITGKVLKQDEDKWVFHYIPDMLEKIKEIKEDDKNNVTKKLYHGGDVDVTFLQIHVQEVNSPDGLARISITLNKRVILLKSRKIAEELEKQVPSPKLKPVFACTACAAVFKTKAQLRCHLQVHKMDFDFDSLLTIHSKNSNNPFNVVELGQRKEFICNECQHKTSRVSMMLRHIRSHFKVTDEDSDEEDSNDSEKTSEGKYKCKMCSTNFLYASSLSKHLLSKHIKVS, encoded by the exons atggattCAAATGGATATGAAACTTTTGAATATCTTCAACCAAACAATGTAGAAGATAATAACCAGCTATTTGTTCTACAAAACGATGGAACATTTCTTTCAA tAAACAGACCTGTCGAGTTTATAACACAAGTACAAAATGTAGAAAACGTTTTAGAAGAAGTGCAACCTGTTTATAATGTTCAACCTCAGCAATTTTATGTTGATGTTAACAATTCATCTGAGTTAATATCAGTACCAG ATGAATATGTCTTACCCAcggaaacaaataatatgtacagtagtaattatttacttcaaCAACCTCCCAATTCTTCTGAAGTTCGG ATTCAACAAACTGTTGGCCAAATTGCAGAAAGTGTTGTTGAACAGATGATTTTGCCTGAAATAAACGTTCCTAtggatgtaaatataaatgataatttagaCACAAATcctatacaaaataatggaTGTACAgag ATCACTATAACGGatgaacaatataaaatattagaacaAAAAGGATGGGTCCTAGTAGACACTAatgataaagtttatttaatagatacattGGGATTTCATGACATAACAAATGATACTC AGTTAATTCAAAAACTAAGAGCAGAGATGGCAAATCAGGAACCTAGCTATAGTGAATCATTTGCAAg caATCAATTAGAATCTAAAGTAGTATTAAATGAAGCGATCCCAAATAACATAAATCCAGAGCAAGTAACAATCCCATATGTAACGGAGAACAGTGAACAAATTGACTTACAAGCTATGGATATTCAgtcatatcaaaatattgaagatg atccTGAGATCCTACAAAACTCTGAAAAAAAGGAAGTCCCAGATTTGATGCCATTAGAAAAAGAATTTCTTGAGACCACTATAAATGAATTGGCagagaaatatgaaaaaagtgATCCAAGGATcaacaacaatacaataaaaattaaaaccaaatttTCTTTGGAAG AAATTCctcaagaaattattatagGTAAAACAGTAAATGGTAAAAAGTTGGTTGCAAGAATTGCTAAGCCAAAGGAGCCGAAAGAGCCAATAGAACCTACTACTACAGATGACATGTCAAAGAAATGCAAGCCTAAAACTT ACCCAACAATAAGTGCATTCCAccaaaaaatagaaaagataATTCAACAAGCAGTCAGAGGTCACATAAATCCATTGAGTGAGGAAGAAGTATTTGCAAATGTGGACAAAGTTATACAACAATTATTACGAGTGCCGGCCTTTAAACCCGCAGTtatagaaagaaaattaattttgacaaag ATTAtaatatctgaaaataaaGATCAAACCTCTATCCAAGAAAGTGATCCAATAATTATTACGggaaaagttttaaaacaagATGAAGATAAGTGGGTCTTCCACTACATACCAGATATGCTTGAAaagattaaagaaattaaag AGGATGACAAAAACAATGTGACCAAAAAACTGTACCACGGCGGTGATGTTGACGTCACCTTCTTACAAATTCATGTACAAGAAGTGAACAGTCCAGATGGCCTTGCACGCATCTCTATTACTTTGAATAAACGAG TTATTCTTCTAAAGTCTAGAAAGATAGCTGAAGAACTGGAGAAGCAAGTACCATCCCCAAAACTCAAACCAGTTTTCGCGTGTACAGCATGCGCAGCCGTGTTTAAGACCAAAGCTCAATTACGATGTCACTTACag gttCACAAAATGGACTTCGATTTTGACTCTCTTCTCACAATTCATTCCAAAAATAGTAACAACCCTTTTAACGTTGTAGAGTTGGGACAAAGAAaggaatttatttgtaatgaatgCCAG CATAAAACATCAAGAGTCAGCATGATGCTCAGACATATTAGATCTCACTTTAAAGTTACGGATGAGGACTCTGATGAAGAAGATTCAAATGACAGTGAAAAAACTTCagaaggaaaatataaatgcaagaTGTGTTCTACAAATTTTTTGTATGCATCTTCACTTTCTAAACATCTTTTATCAAAGCATATTAAAGTatcataa
- the LOC119840050 gene encoding homologous recombination OB-fold protein-like translates to MFESDDYDQVLSQLDLPGVSESQICEKDKFGNTAQLQSRDESSISKLEQVSFLKNNVESNSQYSSENEISGKTIELKRKTINETEISPKHTKRKIINSHFDHTNKRKFPGPAGLLTGTLDETNNNPLCQIELLSQDINSSQNNLPHGLFETPLWKRLLEDTKSIKNINTIKSIKQQALTGNLRRRKAKIVQAFVESIDRSAIDPLITLRDTTGNIKCTLHRDAWTIFASYIASEYCALVLKNPTVLTTGSTFKNHYLNITISNIYYIYSTTIVNDDEELPNGFVKISNEEFTIVKREKQISDSDSAPDIPVDEMKELEGLDFSDIF, encoded by the exons atgtttgaatcTGATGATTATGATCAG GTATTATCGCAATTAGATCTCCCCGGGGTGTCCGAATCCCAAATTTGTGAAAAGGACAAATTTGGTAACACCGCACAACTCCAAAGCAGAGATGAATCAAGTATATCGAAGTTGGAACAAGTGTCTTTTCTTAAAAACAACGTAGAAAGCAATTCTCAATATTCaagtgaaaatgaaataagtgGCAAAACAATAGaacttaaaagaaaaactattAATGAAACTGAAATATCACCAAAGCACaccaaaagaaaaattataaattcgcATTTTGATcacacaaataaaagaaagtttcCAGGTCCTGCAGGATTATTAACAGGAACTTTGGATGAAACGAACAATAATCCATTATGTCAGATAGAATTACTTTCACAG gACATAAACTcatcacaaaataatttgcCACATGGTCTTTTTGAAACACCTCTGTGGAAGAGGCTTTTAGAAGATacaaaaagcataaaaaatatcaacacaatcaaatcaataaaacaacagGCATTAACAGGTAACCTAAGAAGAAGAAAGGCTAAAATAGTGCAAGCATTTGTAGAGTCCATAGATAGATCTGCTATAGATcctttaataacattaagagATACAACAG gtAACATAAAATGCACTTTGCATAGGGATGCATGGACAATCTTTGCATCATATATAGCATCGGAATATTGTGCTCTAGTCCTCAAAAACCCAACTGTGTTAACAACTGGTAGTAcctttaaaaatcattacctgaatattacaataagtaatatttactaCATATATAGCACAACAATTGTTAATGATGACGAAGAGTTGCCTAATGGTTTTGTAAAGATATCTAATGAGGAATTTACAATTGTTAAGCGGGAGAAACAAATATCAG ATAGTGATAGTGCACCCGATATACCAGTTGATGAAATGAAGGAACTGGAAGGTTTAGACTtttctgatattttttaa
- the LOC119840176 gene encoding troponin C, slow skeletal and cardiac muscles-like, with amino-acid sequence MGTFDVYDPLRNVNISFTEEQLIEISEWFDATAKPRLVINNGDPINVITIDDLKQFLELKKIHRRSFHYPSYGEIMIEAEKLKAGITRMLTKEQMIYMLNKWTLRPNLKHELKLAFKVFDTEKRNFLDIEEIKVIVNSYGDVFNESETLEMLRDANVSGNGNVIYEEFVESLFSLAPELNEIKAEYLYDDPDEDPSVPPEVVSEDVQPPPLKDPK; translated from the exons atggGAACATTCGATGTTTATGATCCATTGAGAAATGTGAATATAAGTTTTACCGAAGAGCAGCTAATAGAAATTTCAGAATGGTTTGATGCAACTGCTAAGCCGcgattagttataaataatggagatcctataaatgttataactataGATGATTTAAAGCAGTTTTTGGAGCTTAAAAA AATCCATAGAAGAAGTTTCCATTATCCATCGTATGGAGAAATTATGATTGAAGCAGAGAAATTGAAAGCTGGCATAACAAGAATGTTAACCAAAGAACAAAtgatatatatgttaaataaatggaCTTTGcgaccaaatttaaaacatgaattaaaactagcttttaAG GTATTTGACACAGAGAAGAGAAATTTTCTAGatatagaagaaataaaagtaattgtcAATTCTTATGGCGACGTTTTTAATGAATCGGAAACTTTAGAAATGCTACGCGATGCAAATGTGTCTGGGAatggaaatgttatttatgagGAATTTGTTGAAAGTCTTTTTAGTCTGGCGCCTGAACTAAACGAAATAAAG GCAGAATATTTATACGACGATCCTGATGAAGATCCTTCTGTCCCACCTGAAGTTGTGTCAGAGGATGTGCAACCCCCACCGCTAAAGGatcctaaataa
- the LOC119840041 gene encoding FAS-associated factor 2: protein MNLEDNAMGLTTEQTDKILQFQDLTGIEDMSICRDVLQRHQWDLEVAIQEQLNIREGRPSVFATEARAPPVVHDHIAQQVFTDDAPEGPGGVTGLFRYVVNLVVSVCYSTISSVLNLLLSFIRNDDRRLVTDPLGDVMGFINNYTSRFNAHPVFYQGTYAQALNDAKNELRFLIVYLHSESAPETLNFCRNTLSDPAVIQYINTHALFWGCSVDTSEGWRVAQSVGGRRYPLLCVVCVRDHRMTVVARSEGSCSPTQLINRLQRIVTENEPYLTAARADRVEREVTARLRAAQDEAYAESLAADQEKERRRAADRAARAQRENEDLQRRQQEERHKQEVQAARVAIAEQLPEEPKAGPEALALLIRLPTGERLTRRFLFANTTKDLYDFVFSHPQSPEEFEITTNFPKRVLSRGHSKLLDVGLKDRDVLFVNDINA, encoded by the exons ATGAATCTGGAAGACAATGCGATGGGCCTGACCACAGAACAAACTGATAAAATACTGCAATTTCAAGATTTAACTGGTATTGAGGATATGTCGATATGTAGAGATGTTTTGCAAAGACATCAGTGGGATTTGGAG GTAGCGATACAAGAGCAGCTAAATATAAGGGAAGGCAGGCCTTCCGTATTTGCCACAGAGGCGCGGGCGCCCCCAGTTGTTCACGACCACATAGCACAACAAGTCTTCACAGACGATGCCCCAGAAGGACCTGGCGGTGTAACAGGACTCTTCCGATATGTAGTAAACCTAGTTGTATCAGTGTGCTATAGTACAATATCATCAgtcttgaatttattattaagcttCATAAGGAATGATGACCGAAGAT TGGTGACAGATCCCCTTGGGGATGTTATGGGATTCATTAACAATTATACATCACGTTTTAATGCCCACCCTGTATTCTATCAGGGTACATATGCTCAAGCACTGAATGATGCCAAAAATGAACTGAGGTTCCTCATTGTATATCTACATTCAGAGTCAGCACCAGAGACCTTAAATTTCTGCAG AAATACTCTTTCAGATCCAGCAGTAATCCAATACATCAACACTCATGCTCTCTTCTGGGGTTGTTCTGTGGACACCTCAGAGGGTTGGAGGGTTGCTCAATCAGTTGGCGGACGGAGATATCCCCTGCTTTGTGTGGTGTGTGTGAGAGACCACCGTATGACTGTGGTAGCAAGGAGTGAAGGGTCGTGTTCACCAACACAGCTCATAAACAGACTTCAGAGAATTGTCACAGAAAATGAACCATATCTTACAGCGGCTAGGGCTGACAG AGTGGAGCGTGAAGTAACAGCCCGTCTCCGAGCTGCGCAGGACGAGGCGTACGCTGAGTCGCTGGCGGCGGACCAGGAGAAGGAGCGGCGCCGCGCGGCCGAcagggcggcgcgcgcgcagcgGGAGAACGAGGACCTGCAGCGCAGGCAGCAGGAGGAACGCCATAAGCAGGAG GTGCAAGCAGCAAGAGTTGCAATAGCGGAACAATTACCCGAGGAGCCAAAAGCTGGGCCAGAAGCGTTGGCTCTGCTCATCAGACTACCGACTGGCGAAAGACTCACCAGGCGATTCCTTTTCGCTAACACCACTAAG GATCTATACGATTTTGTCTTCAGCCATCCACAATCGCCTGAAgagtttgaaatcacaacaaaTTTCCCTAAACGTGTCCTATCTCGCGGCCACTCAAAACTCTTAGACGTCGGCCTCAAAGATCGCGACGTACTTTTCGTCAACGATATAAacgcataa
- the LOC119839849 gene encoding cytochrome b5 reductase 4 isoform X3 — protein MMPCCGCWWNGRQRHRPPDTTTGNPRNKCALQPGHSLMDWIRLGNSGKDLTGVGGRIRPVSPSELALHKTQNDAWLAIRGRVYNITHYLPYHPGGPEELMRGAGIDATELFDKVHPWVNYDSLLAKCLVGPLSFDRPDAEELFRTSISSSKSDKLKEPSKAQELVRKSMENLANCITPVRKKITAKSEENVKGSPPSKIMQSLIQSSDLPVSISRRAAASPAKSTNKLKDSPASLRFDWIQTSAKLIISIYTGPLANPGGCAKLLEGSLLIEVATDNWLRTIRLIPEGNLAEPLQLRVFSESGKIEVVAMKSENKLWKGCGETIFGEAIQITTPRKMECRVMDVSKVSHDTSLITLAPISGPALVPLGHHVRVHHTTDSECIRSYTPIGDGWDNQSNEFSALKLTIKRYELGALSPHLTSLKLGDLITISGPYGNFQLLQLKAVKTLYLIAAGTGITPMLGLLRFMLSRSNPKCERIHLVFFNKTEGDILFKDKFDEISQQDDRLNVLHVLSNDPAWTGPKGRIGLDILSQVLKKENVNYPDENTHFACLCGPTEFTHTGMDLLKKIGMKESHIHAFIG, from the exons GCAACCCCCGAAACAAATGTGCTCTTCAACCTGGCCACAGTCTTATGGACTGGATAAGATTAGGGAATTCCGGAAAAGATCTTACAGGCGTTGGTGGGCGGATTCGACCGGTTTCGCCTTCAGAACTCGCTTTACACAAAACCCAAA ATGATGCGTGGCTAGCTATCCGTGGACGCGTATATAACATCACCCATTACTTGCCGTATCATCCGGGAG GTCCCGAAGAATTAATGCGTGGTGCTGGAATCGATGCTACAGAACTCTTTGACAAAGTGCACCCCTGGGTGAACTATGATTCATTATTAGCTAAATGTCTGGTAGGTCCTCTCTCGTTCGATCGACCGGACGCTGAAGAACTATTCCGTACTTCGATATCATCTTCAAAATCAGACAAACTGAAAGAACCATCGAAAGCGCAGGAACTTGTCAGAAAATCAATGGAGAACTTAGCGAATTGCATAACGCCCGTTAGGAAAAAGATCACGGCTAAAAGCGAAGAAAATGTCAAAGGTAGTCCCCCGAGTAAGATTATGCAGAGCTTAATTCAGTCGAGCGATTTGCCTGTATCGATCAGCCGTAGGGCAGCGGCGAGCCCTGCTAAATcgacaaataaattgaaagacTCGCCGGCCTCCTTGCGATTTGATTGGATACAAACATCAGCAAAgcttattatttctatatacacTGGACCTTTAGCCAACCCCGGTGGCTGTGCAAAGTTATTAGAAGGATCTTTATTGATAGAGGTTGCAACCGACAATTGGCTTAGAACAATTAGACTAATACCAGAAGGTAACTTAGCGGAGCCTTTGCAATTAAGAGTATTTTCTGAAAGCGGTAAAATTGAA GTAGTTGCCATGAAATCCGAAAATAAACTATGGAAGGGATGTGGTGAAACGATTTTCGGGGAAGCTATTCAAATAACGACTCCGAGGAAAATGGAGTGTCGTGTAATGGACGTCAGTAAAGTGTCCCATGACACCAGTCTCATTACATTGGCTCCAATATCCGGACCGGCACTAGTCCCTTTGGGACACCACGTTAGAGTTCATCATACGACAG ATTCTGAATGTATCCGCTCTTACACACCGATTGGCGACGGTTGGGACAATCAGAGCAATGAATTCAGTGCTCTCAAATTAACGATTAAACGCTACGAACTTGGAGCGCTATCTCCGCACCTAACATCCTTGAAACTTGGTGATTTAATTACGATATCGGGGCCTTATGGGAATTTTCAATTGCTTCAG TTGAAAGCGGTGAAGACTTTATATCTCATAGCAGCTGGAACTGGTATAACACCTATGTTAGGCTTGCTGAGGTTCATGTTGTCTAGATCTAATCCTAAATG CGAACGAATACATTTAGTGTTCTTCAACAAAACAGAAGGGGATATACTTTTCAAAgataaatttgatgaaatatctCAACAAGACGACag ATTAAATGTATTGCATGTCCTTTCAAACGATCCAGCTTGGACGGGGCCGAAAGGAAGAATAGGCCTCGATATACTCTCTCAGGTGCTCAAAAAAGAGAATGTAAATTATCCGGATGAGAACACGCATTTTGCATGTCTCTGTGGACCTACGGAGTTTACACACACCGGCATGgacttattgaaaaaaattggcATGAAAGAAAGCCACATACATGCATTTATTGGATGA